In Nocardia asteroides, a single genomic region encodes these proteins:
- a CDS encoding ESX secretion-associated protein EspG, with product MRRTLTPDQFALAWSRTDGDRIPYPLAVRLSAADNVERAAQLPALHRWRDEHLDADLEAALRVLARPALRVELFGYGPAEPERPASAAGQPEFRPAQLEPTARRTGLPGDAESRAGRGESGTHPADPGTNPPNSGLGAPIRVLGAVAGEIAVVVAQLPGSTPDRGGDLRIAVGSPGTFAARMITPLPRNRAGTLPALTTPLARVTEDSRDLVTVPVSGPSVPARIRRLLRAPRDGIGQIVVSVRRDAGALAPFGVLCWIDVAGDGRYAVRTGAEVEVTPVTAESFAGRLRPMLTAAGRVTPRAVW from the coding sequence GTGAGGCGGACGCTGACGCCGGACCAGTTCGCGCTGGCCTGGAGCCGGACCGACGGGGACCGCATCCCGTACCCGCTCGCGGTGCGGCTCTCCGCCGCCGACAACGTGGAGCGCGCCGCGCAGCTCCCCGCTCTGCACCGCTGGCGCGACGAGCACCTGGACGCCGACCTGGAGGCGGCGCTCCGCGTCCTCGCCCGCCCTGCCCTGCGCGTCGAGCTCTTCGGCTACGGCCCCGCCGAGCCGGAGCGCCCGGCATCGGCGGCCGGGCAGCCGGAGTTCCGCCCCGCACAGCTCGAGCCGACGGCCCGGCGTACCGGCTTACCCGGAGACGCCGAATCCAGGGCCGGGCGAGGCGAATCGGGCACCCACCCGGCCGACCCCGGAACGAACCCGCCGAATTCCGGGCTCGGGGCGCCGATTCGCGTGCTCGGGGCGGTGGCGGGCGAGATCGCGGTCGTGGTCGCGCAGCTGCCCGGCTCCACGCCGGACCGCGGCGGCGACCTCCGGATCGCGGTCGGTTCGCCGGGCACCTTCGCCGCCCGGATGATCACCCCGCTCCCGCGCAACCGCGCGGGCACCCTGCCCGCGCTCACCACCCCGCTGGCCCGGGTCACCGAGGACAGCCGCGACCTGGTGACCGTCCCGGTCTCCGGCCCCTCGGTGCCCGCCCGCATCCGCCGGCTGCTCCGCGCCCCGCGCGACGGCATCGGCCAGATCGTGGTCTCGGTGCGCCGCGACGCGGGCGCGCTCGCGCCGTTCGGCGTGCTGTGCTGGATCGACGTCGCCGGGGACGGCCGCTACGCGGTGCGCACCGGCGCCGAGGTGGAGGTCACCCCGGTCACGGCGGAGAGCTTCGCGGGCAGGCTGCGGCCCATGCTCACCGCCGCGGGCCGGGTGACGCCGCGCGCGGTGTGGTGA
- a CDS encoding acyl-CoA dehydrogenase family protein, which translates to MKISLSSDEVAFRDELRTFYRTQIPEEIRERVKYGREISRADVVTTHKLLNDNGLAVPNWPVEWGGKDWTPMQRHIWQDEMQLASVPEPLTFNAQMVGPVIAQFGSQEIKERFLPPTAALDIWWCQGFSEPDAGSDLASLRTTAVRDGDSYIVNGQKIWTTLAQYADWIFCLVRTDPNAPKKQAGISFLLFDVKSPGVTIRPIKLIDGGHEVNEVFFENVRVPADQLVGEENMGWTYAKFLLGNERTSITAVGRSKVKLAVAKEFAAQTKSGSGTLLTDPIFAARIAELENELLALELTQLRVVSHSEEGKPNPASSVLKLRGSELQQEVTELLLDVAGPDGLPVGAGDIASPEWAQRSGPAYLNYRKTTIYGGSSEVQRTIIASTILGL; encoded by the coding sequence ATGAAAATATCCCTGTCCTCCGATGAGGTTGCCTTCCGCGACGAGCTGCGCACGTTCTACCGGACGCAGATCCCCGAGGAGATTCGGGAGCGGGTCAAGTACGGGCGGGAGATCTCCCGCGCGGACGTCGTGACCACGCACAAGTTGCTGAACGACAACGGCCTCGCGGTGCCGAACTGGCCCGTCGAATGGGGTGGCAAGGACTGGACCCCGATGCAGCGGCACATCTGGCAGGACGAGATGCAGCTGGCCTCGGTCCCCGAGCCGCTCACCTTCAACGCCCAGATGGTCGGCCCGGTGATCGCGCAGTTCGGCTCGCAGGAGATCAAGGAGCGCTTCCTGCCGCCCACCGCCGCGCTCGACATCTGGTGGTGCCAGGGCTTCTCCGAGCCGGACGCCGGCTCGGACCTCGCGTCGCTGCGCACCACCGCGGTGCGCGACGGCGACTCCTACATCGTCAACGGCCAGAAGATCTGGACCACCCTGGCCCAGTACGCCGACTGGATCTTCTGCCTGGTCCGCACCGACCCGAACGCCCCGAAGAAGCAGGCGGGCATCTCGTTCCTGCTCTTCGACGTCAAGAGCCCCGGCGTCACCATCCGCCCGATCAAGCTGATCGACGGCGGCCACGAGGTGAACGAGGTGTTCTTCGAGAACGTCCGGGTGCCCGCCGACCAGCTGGTCGGCGAGGAGAACATGGGCTGGACCTACGCCAAGTTCCTGCTCGGCAACGAGCGCACCAGCATCACCGCGGTCGGCCGCAGCAAGGTCAAGCTGGCGGTGGCCAAGGAGTTCGCGGCGCAGACGAAGTCCGGCTCGGGCACGCTGCTCACCGACCCGATCTTCGCGGCCAGGATCGCCGAGCTGGAGAACGAGCTGCTCGCGCTGGAGCTGACCCAGCTGCGCGTGGTCTCGCACTCCGAGGAGGGCAAGCCGAACCCGGCCTCGTCGGTGCTCAAGCTGCGCGGCTCGGAGCTGCAGCAGGAGGTGACCGAGCTGCTGCTCGACGTCGCGGGCCCGGACGGCCTCCCGGTCGGCGCCGGTGACATCGCCTCGCCCGAGTGGGCGCAGCGCAGCGGCCCGGCTTACCTGAACTACCGCAAGACCACCATCTACGGAGGCTCCAGCGAGGTGCAGCGCACCATCATCGCCTCCACGATCCTCGGACTGTGA
- a CDS encoding DEAD/DEAH box helicase: protein MSINEVDTVPGDNGDPREGEGTTGDFATGSPVTAATHGSTGSTEGGSTVETSADSPAEPAADAPPTFAELGIDERILRAIADVGYESPSPIQAATIPPLLAGADVVGLAQTGTGKTAAFAIPILMGLDTADRKPRALVLAPTRELAIQVAEAFGRYATHIPGLNVLPIYGGQSYGVQLSGLRRGAQVVVGTPGRVIDHLEKGTLDLSGLRYLVLDEADEMLKMGFQEDVERILADTPNDKQVALFSATMPGAIRKISKQYLHDPVEITVKSKTSTATNITQRWVQVSHQRKLDALTRILEVESFEAMILFVRTKQATEELAEKLRARGFSAAAINGDIAQNQRERTIGQLKSGALDILVATDVAARGLDVDRISHVVNYDIPHDTESYVHRIGRTGRAGRSGEALLFVAPRERHLLKSIERATRHPLTEMQLPSVDDVNAQRVSKFGDAITDNLSSENLALFRTLIEEYEREHNTPLIDIAAALAVGSHDGKNFFMQPEPEPVERPRRERPERQRGFDDEGGGGGGGHHRGTGAELATYRISVGKRHRVVPGAIVGAIANEGGLRRSDFGHISIRPDHSLVELPANLPAETLEALRRTRISGVLIQLQLDHGSPQHRAMPRGPRREGPWRAPERRKPRS from the coding sequence ATGAGCATCAATGAGGTCGACACCGTTCCCGGCGACAATGGGGACCCCCGCGAAGGCGAGGGTACGACCGGCGATTTCGCGACCGGCAGCCCGGTCACAGCGGCGACGCACGGTTCCACCGGCAGCACCGAGGGCGGCTCCACCGTCGAGACCAGCGCCGATTCGCCCGCAGAGCCCGCAGCCGACGCACCACCCACCTTCGCCGAACTCGGCATCGATGAGCGGATCCTGCGCGCCATCGCCGATGTCGGCTACGAGTCGCCGTCGCCGATCCAGGCCGCGACGATCCCGCCGCTGCTGGCAGGCGCCGACGTGGTCGGCCTCGCGCAGACCGGCACCGGCAAGACCGCGGCCTTCGCCATCCCGATCCTGATGGGGCTGGACACCGCGGACCGGAAGCCGCGCGCGCTGGTCCTCGCGCCGACCCGCGAGCTCGCGATCCAGGTCGCCGAGGCGTTCGGCCGCTACGCCACGCACATCCCCGGGCTGAACGTGCTGCCCATCTACGGCGGGCAGAGCTACGGCGTGCAGCTCTCCGGGCTGCGCCGCGGCGCCCAGGTGGTGGTCGGCACGCCCGGCCGCGTCATCGACCACCTGGAGAAGGGCACGCTCGACCTCTCCGGGCTGCGCTACCTGGTGCTCGACGAGGCCGACGAGATGCTCAAGATGGGCTTCCAGGAGGACGTCGAGCGCATCCTCGCCGACACTCCGAACGACAAGCAGGTCGCGCTCTTCTCCGCGACCATGCCCGGCGCCATCCGCAAGATCTCCAAGCAGTACCTGCACGACCCGGTCGAAATCACGGTCAAGTCGAAGACCTCGACCGCCACCAACATCACCCAGCGCTGGGTGCAGGTCTCGCACCAGCGCAAGCTGGACGCGCTGACCCGGATCCTCGAGGTCGAGTCGTTCGAGGCGATGATCCTCTTCGTCCGGACCAAGCAGGCCACCGAGGAGCTCGCCGAGAAGCTGCGGGCCCGCGGCTTCTCCGCCGCCGCGATCAACGGCGACATCGCGCAGAACCAGCGCGAGCGCACCATCGGGCAGCTCAAGTCCGGTGCGCTGGACATCCTGGTCGCCACCGACGTCGCCGCCCGCGGCCTCGACGTCGACCGCATCTCGCACGTGGTGAACTACGACATCCCGCACGACACCGAGTCGTACGTGCACCGGATCGGCCGCACCGGCCGGGCCGGGCGCTCCGGCGAGGCGCTGCTCTTCGTCGCCCCGCGCGAGCGGCACCTGCTCAAGTCGATCGAGCGCGCCACCAGGCACCCGCTCACCGAGATGCAGCTGCCCAGCGTCGACGACGTGAACGCGCAGCGGGTCAGCAAGTTCGGCGACGCGATCACCGACAACCTCTCCTCGGAGAACCTGGCGCTCTTCCGCACCCTGATCGAGGAGTACGAGCGCGAGCACAACACCCCGCTCATCGACATCGCGGCGGCGCTGGCGGTCGGCTCGCACGACGGCAAGAACTTCTTCATGCAGCCCGAGCCGGAGCCGGTCGAGCGCCCGCGCCGGGAACGCCCGGAGCGGCAGCGCGGCTTCGACGACGAGGGCGGCGGTGGCGGTGGCGGCCATCACCGCGGCACCGGCGCCGAGCTGGCCACCTACCGGATCAGCGTCGGCAAGCGGCACCGCGTGGTGCCGGGCGCGATCGTCGGCGCCATCGCCAACGAGGGCGGGCTGCGCCGCAGCGATTTCGGGCACATCAGCATCCGGCCGGACCACAGCCTGGTCGAGCTGCCCGCGAACCTGCCCGCCGAGACGCTGGAGGCGCTGCGCCGCACCAGGATCAGCGGCGTGCTGATCCAGCTGCAGCTCGACCACGGCTCGCCGCAGCACCGCGCGATGCCGCGCGGGCCGCGCCGCGAGGGGCCGTGGCGCGCGCCGGAGCGGCGCAAACCGCGGTCCTGA
- a CDS encoding phosphoribosyltransferase, which yields MIYTDRTSAGRVLGGELAEWGLVAAAGAPGPLLLGLPRGGVPVAAGAREVVGGALDILLVRKLGVPWQPELAAGAIGEDGARVLNDDVLAHTGLTRVALAGVEVAERAELERRRATWRAGAAAVPRAGRVVVLVDDGMATGATMVAACRVLRRQRPALVLVAVPVSSPEALRRAAAEADDVVCPLVPEQLGGVGTVYQDFHQLADAEVTAVLRAR from the coding sequence ATGATCTACACCGATCGGACTTCGGCCGGTCGTGTGCTCGGGGGCGAGCTGGCCGAGTGGGGCCTCGTCGCGGCGGCGGGAGCCCCCGGTCCGCTGCTACTCGGGCTGCCACGCGGCGGCGTGCCGGTGGCGGCCGGTGCGCGCGAGGTGGTCGGGGGCGCGCTCGACATCCTGCTGGTCCGCAAACTCGGCGTGCCCTGGCAGCCGGAGCTGGCGGCGGGGGCGATCGGCGAGGACGGAGCCCGGGTCCTGAACGACGACGTGCTCGCGCACACCGGGCTGACGCGGGTGGCGCTGGCCGGGGTGGAGGTGGCCGAGCGGGCCGAGCTGGAGCGGCGCCGCGCCACCTGGCGGGCCGGGGCGGCGGCGGTGCCGCGGGCCGGGCGGGTGGTGGTGCTGGTGGACGACGGCATGGCGACCGGGGCGACCATGGTGGCCGCCTGCCGGGTGCTGCGCCGCCAGCGTCCGGCGCTGGTGCTTGTCGCGGTGCCGGTCTCCTCGCCGGAGGCGCTGCGCCGGGCCGCCGCCGAGGCCGACGACGTGGTGTGCCCGCTGGTGCCGGAGCAGCTCGGCGGGGTCGGCACCGTGTACCAGGACTTCCACCAGCTCGCCGACGCCGAGGTCACCGCGGTGCTGCGGGCCCGCTGA
- a CDS encoding alpha/beta hydrolase: protein MPYLTGARGRLHYRRRPLADPRAVLVLLPGSGQHSGHYHRFAALLGRAEIETWLLDTAGQGLSEGDPAAPGTLAELTADASALLGAVRAERPAEPVVLMGHSLGSATALGLLADSAPALAGLVLCGTPPRAITAPPPPGLPVLAVHGVDDRRTPIDPVRDWTARHESVHLCEYSDAGHDLLHEPVHAKVGADIAAWVQDVTEGRSHPIR, encoded by the coding sequence ATGCCCTACCTCACCGGCGCACGCGGCAGGCTGCACTATCGGCGCCGTCCGCTGGCCGATCCGCGCGCGGTGCTCGTGCTGCTGCCCGGCAGCGGGCAGCACAGCGGGCACTACCACCGGTTCGCCGCCCTGCTCGGCCGGGCGGAGATCGAAACGTGGCTCCTCGACACCGCCGGGCAGGGGCTGAGCGAGGGCGATCCGGCCGCGCCGGGCACGCTCGCCGAGCTCACCGCCGACGCGTCCGCGCTGCTCGGCGCGGTGCGCGCCGAGCGCCCGGCGGAACCGGTTGTGCTGATGGGACATTCGCTGGGCTCGGCCACCGCGCTCGGGCTGCTCGCCGATTCCGCGCCCGCGCTCGCCGGGCTGGTGCTCTGCGGCACGCCGCCGCGCGCGATCACCGCGCCCCCGCCGCCCGGATTGCCCGTTCTCGCCGTGCACGGCGTCGATGACCGGCGGACGCCGATCGATCCCGTCCGGGACTGGACTGCGCGCCACGAGTCGGTACATTTGTGCGAGTACTCCGACGCCGGCCACGATCTGCTGCACGAGCCGGTGCACGCGAAGGTCGGCGCGGACATCGCGGCGTGGGTACAGGATGTGACGGAGGGGCGGTCGCATCCGATTCGGTGA
- a CDS encoding acyl-CoA dehydrogenase family protein has protein sequence MDFELTEEQALLRDTVRDLLAKNYTAESRLKVVETDLGWSRDVWGRLAELGVLGLTFSEEDGGVEAGPVEAMLVLEEVGRRLAPEPLLDAVIVPGALITLAGTAEQRQAILPEVAAGSLLLAFAHAEPGSRWPDLELGTTATADGDGYRLSGTKNPVPHGDSADRIVVSAALPEGGTGLFLIDPAGAGVRRTPYRTLDERRGAQLVLDGARAELLGTATDASAAIAAAELRAHAALSAEAIGAMAEALRLTSEYLRTRKQFGVTLSKFQTLTQRAANMYVSLELARSMSLYLTAALADGSEDPVIASRSRLRIARSARHVGQEAVQMHGGIGVTTEYPVSHYVARLTAIERTLGGTLEHLRVLGDRVADHTLVEL, from the coding sequence ATGGATTTCGAGCTCACCGAAGAGCAGGCGCTGCTCCGCGACACCGTGCGCGACCTGCTCGCCAAGAACTACACCGCGGAGTCGCGGCTGAAGGTCGTCGAGACCGACCTCGGCTGGAGCCGGGACGTCTGGGGCAGGCTGGCCGAGCTCGGCGTGCTCGGGCTCACCTTCTCCGAGGAGGACGGCGGCGTCGAGGCGGGGCCCGTCGAGGCCATGCTGGTCCTGGAGGAGGTGGGCCGCAGGCTGGCCCCCGAGCCGCTGCTGGACGCGGTGATCGTGCCCGGCGCGCTGATCACCCTCGCCGGCACCGCCGAGCAGCGGCAGGCGATCCTGCCCGAGGTGGCCGCTGGCAGCCTGCTGCTCGCCTTCGCGCACGCCGAGCCCGGCTCGCGCTGGCCCGACCTGGAGCTCGGCACCACCGCGACCGCGGACGGCGACGGCTACCGCCTCTCCGGCACCAAGAACCCGGTGCCGCACGGCGACAGCGCGGACCGCATCGTGGTCAGCGCGGCGCTGCCGGAGGGCGGCACCGGGCTGTTCCTGATCGACCCGGCGGGCGCGGGCGTGCGGCGCACCCCGTACCGCACGCTCGACGAGCGCCGCGGCGCCCAGTTGGTCCTGGACGGCGCGCGGGCGGAGCTGCTCGGCACGGCGACCGACGCCAGCGCGGCCATCGCGGCCGCCGAGCTGCGGGCGCACGCCGCGCTGAGCGCCGAGGCCATCGGCGCGATGGCCGAGGCACTGCGGCTGACCAGCGAGTACCTGCGCACCAGGAAGCAGTTCGGCGTCACGCTCTCGAAGTTCCAGACGCTGACCCAGCGCGCCGCGAACATGTACGTCTCGCTGGAGCTGGCGCGCAGCATGAGCCTGTACCTCACCGCCGCGCTCGCCGACGGCTCGGAGGACCCGGTGATCGCGTCCCGCTCGCGGCTGCGGATCGCCCGCTCGGCCAGGCACGTCGGGCAGGAGGCGGTGCAGATGCACGGCGGCATCGGCGTGACCACCGAGTACCCGGTGAGCCACTACGTCGCGCGGCTCACCGCCATCGAGCGGACGCTCGGCGGCACGCTCGAGCACCTGCGGGTGCTCGGCGACCGGGTGGCCGACCACACGCTGGTCGAGCTCTAG
- a CDS encoding carbon-nitrogen hydrolase family protein: protein MSSPIVAVVQFAPSTDPVANLRALREPVADAAGRGAAVVLAPEYAMYAVTRLDERVVAVREPLTGPFVTGLGALAKEFGVHLVAGIVEEVPDEPERIHNTLVVLDPSGELVATYRKVHLYDAFGHRESDVVAPGAITEPPVFTVGDTVFGLQTCFDLRFPEGARRVAAAGAQVLLLPAQWIPGPGKVDQWTTLLRARAIENTVYVAAADQAEPRGAGASMIVGPAGAVLAELGAEPGVLTAAVDAAELAAVRRANPSLELRRFTVVERVPE, encoded by the coding sequence ATGTCGTCACCGATCGTCGCGGTCGTCCAGTTCGCGCCATCCACCGATCCGGTCGCCAACCTCCGCGCGCTGCGCGAACCGGTCGCCGATGCCGCCGGGCGCGGCGCGGCCGTCGTGCTCGCCCCCGAGTACGCGATGTACGCGGTGACCAGGCTCGACGAGCGGGTGGTCGCGGTCCGCGAGCCGCTCACGGGGCCCTTCGTCACCGGGCTCGGGGCGCTGGCGAAGGAGTTCGGCGTGCACCTGGTGGCCGGGATCGTGGAGGAGGTGCCGGACGAGCCGGAGCGCATCCACAACACCCTCGTCGTGCTCGACCCGAGCGGCGAGCTCGTCGCCACCTACCGCAAGGTGCACCTCTACGACGCCTTCGGGCACCGCGAGTCCGACGTGGTCGCGCCCGGCGCCATCACCGAGCCGCCGGTGTTCACCGTCGGCGACACCGTCTTCGGGCTGCAGACCTGCTTCGACCTGCGCTTCCCCGAGGGCGCGCGGCGGGTGGCTGCGGCCGGTGCGCAGGTGCTGCTGCTGCCCGCGCAGTGGATCCCCGGTCCGGGCAAGGTCGACCAGTGGACGACGCTGCTGCGCGCGCGGGCCATCGAGAACACCGTCTACGTCGCCGCCGCCGACCAGGCCGAGCCGCGCGGCGCGGGCGCGTCGATGATCGTCGGCCCGGCGGGCGCGGTGCTCGCCGAACTGGGCGCCGAGCCCGGTGTGCTGACCGCCGCCGTCGACGCCGCGGAACTCGCCGCCGTCCGGCGCGCGAATCCGAGCCTGGAGCTGCGCCGATTCACCGTGGTGGAGCGCGTTCCGGAGTAG
- a CDS encoding SMP-30/gluconolactonase/LRE family protein codes for MKFRTAVRLSLIAAVLAAGAAVPAAHAAPSCPRAGVEVAVPAGVPVLDWSENLTVDAAGNLWVARLWRQQLQRYDAAGALTATVPVEYPGAPRLGPDGLLYVVFGDAPVAGDRGGVLRLDPAAATPVPEVVATGLTMPNGADFGADGLLYVATATGVVRLRADGTVDPGWSIAAPAANGIAIDGDTAYLTSNGDALGRVSRAPLADPGAHTVVADLTAAGLPDYVDDLLSHDGALYAATLTGRLVRVDPATGGSCAVLGTQPLTALAADPARPDTLLASTEAGSILRITPGG; via the coding sequence GTGAAGTTCCGCACCGCCGTCCGGCTTTCCCTGATCGCCGCGGTACTCGCCGCCGGGGCGGCCGTCCCCGCCGCGCACGCGGCGCCGAGCTGCCCGCGGGCCGGGGTCGAGGTGGCGGTGCCCGCCGGGGTTCCGGTGCTTGACTGGTCGGAGAACCTGACCGTCGACGCGGCGGGGAACCTGTGGGTCGCCCGGCTGTGGCGGCAGCAGCTGCAGCGCTACGACGCCGCGGGCGCGCTCACCGCGACCGTTCCGGTCGAGTACCCGGGCGCGCCGCGGCTCGGGCCGGACGGGCTGCTCTACGTGGTCTTCGGCGACGCGCCGGTCGCGGGCGACCGCGGCGGCGTGCTCCGGCTCGACCCGGCCGCCGCCACGCCGGTGCCCGAGGTCGTCGCCACCGGGCTGACCATGCCCAACGGCGCCGACTTCGGCGCGGACGGGCTGCTCTACGTCGCCACCGCCACCGGCGTCGTCCGGCTCCGGGCCGACGGCACGGTCGACCCGGGCTGGTCCATCGCCGCCCCCGCCGCCAACGGCATCGCCATCGACGGCGACACCGCCTACCTGACCAGCAACGGTGACGCCCTCGGCCGGGTCTCCCGCGCTCCGCTCGCGGATCCGGGCGCGCACACCGTCGTCGCGGACCTCACCGCCGCCGGGCTCCCCGACTACGTGGACGACCTGCTGAGCCACGACGGCGCGCTGTACGCGGCGACGCTCACCGGCAGGCTGGTCCGCGTCGACCCGGCCACCGGGGGCAGCTGCGCGGTGCTCGGCACCCAGCCGCTGACCGCGCTCGCCGCCGACCCGGCCCGCCCGGACACCCTGCTGGCGAGCACCGAGGCCGGCTCGATCCTGCGGATCACGCCGGGCGGGTAA